From Mauremys mutica isolate MM-2020 ecotype Southern chromosome 17, ASM2049712v1, whole genome shotgun sequence, one genomic window encodes:
- the ZBTB7B gene encoding zinc finger and BTB domain-containing protein 7B → MGSPEDDLIGIPFPEHSSELLSSLNEQRQLGVLCDVTIRSQGLEYRTHRAVLAGCSRYFKKLFAGPGPGPGQEVCELDFVGPEALGALLEFAYTATLTISSANMGEVLQAAQLLEIPCVIAACVEILQGSGREAPGPDDGDCERARRYLEAFATLPDVAGAPLLPARPAPRRSKKTRKFLQARSSRLNHHAEEPGPGSPLPEPREPSPLLPPAPEGLAQPYEGYEAAEEEELPPHPYPYPYPYPYQPALSPEDAGSDEDPIDPDLMAYLSSLQQEPLASGLDSPDKLVRKRRSQMPQECPVCHKIIHGAGKLPRHMRTHTGEKPFACEVCGVRFTRNDKLKIHMRKHTGERPYSCQHCSARFLHSYDLKNHMHLHTGARPYECYLCHKAFAKDDHLQRHLKGQNCLEVRTRRRRREEPPPPPAGPQGLDLSNGRLESLRLSLARFWDPPRAPPPNEDEEEEEGEAEEGPQLDGAVPVETA, encoded by the exons ATGGGGAGCCCTGAGGATGACCTGATCGGCATCCCCTTCCCGGAGCACAGCAGCGAGCTGCTGAGCAGCCTGAACGAGCAGCGCCAGCTCGGGGTGCTGTGCGACGTGACCATCCGGAGCCAGGGGCTGGAGTACCGCACCCACCGGGCCGTGCTGGCCGGCTGCAGCCGCTACTTCAAGAAGCTGTttgcggggccggggccaggcccgGGACAGGAGGTCTGCGAGCTGGACTTCGTGGGGCCCGAGGCGCTGGGTGCGCTGCTGGAGTTCGCGTACACGGCCACGCTCACCATCAGCAGCGCCAACATGGGCGAGGTGCTGcaggctgcccagctgctggagatCCCCTGCGTCATCGCCGCCTGCGTGGAGATCCTGCAGGGCAGTGGGCGGGAGGCGCCCGGGCCCGATGATGGGGACTGCGAGCGGGCACGCCGCTACCTCGAGGCCTTTGCCACCCTGCCGGACGTGGCCggggcccccctgctccctgcccgcccggccccccgccgCAGCAAGAAGACCCGCAAGTTCCTGCAGGCTCGATCCTCCCGGCTCAATCACCACGCCGAAGAGCCGGGCCCCGGCAGCCCCTTGCCCGAGCCTCGGGAGCcatctcccctgctgcccccggcgCCCGAGGGCCTGGCCCAGCCCTACGAGGGCTACGAggcggctgaggaggaggagctgccccCGCACCCCTACCCCTATCCGTATCCCTACCCCTATCAGCCAGCCCTGTCCCCCGAGGACGCCGGCTCCGACGAGGACCCCATTGACCCTGACCTCATGGCCTACctgagctccctgcagcaggagcccctgGCCTCCGGCCTGGACAGCCCCGACAAGCTGGTGCGCAAGCGTCGCTCCCAGATGCCCCAGGAATGCCCCGTCTGCCACAAGATCATCCATGGCGCAGGCAAGCTGCCCCGGCACATGCGCACCCACACCGGCGAGAAGCCGTTCGCCTGTGAGGTGTGCGGCGTCCGCTTCACCCG gaACGACAAGCTGAAGATCCACATGAGGAAGCACACGGGCGAGCGGCCCTACTCCTGCCAGCACTGCAGCGCCCGCTTCCTGCACAGCTACGACCTGAAGAACCACATGCACCTGCACACGGGCGCCCGGCCCTACGAGTGCTACCTCTGCCACAAGGCCTTCGCCAAGGACGACCACCTGCAGCGCCACCTCAAGGGCCAGAACTGCCTGGAGGTGCGGACGCGCCGGCGCCGCCGCGAggagccgcccccgccccccgccggcccccagGGCCTCGACCTGTCCAACGGGCGCCTGGAGAGCCTGCGCCTCTCGCTGGCCCGCTTCTGGGacccgccccgcgcccccccgcccaatgaggacgaggaggaggaggagggggaggcggaGGAGGGGCCGCAGCTGGACGGGGCCGTCCCCGTGGAGACGGCGTAG